The following proteins come from a genomic window of Geomonas sp. RF6:
- a CDS encoding DegT/DnrJ/EryC1/StrS family aminotransferase has product MVEDVAQATGSRWNGKSCGTIGDYGAFSFYPSKNLGVFPSSIPLNC; this is encoded by the coding sequence GTGGTCGAGGACGTGGCCCAGGCCACCGGTTCCCGCTGGAACGGCAAAAGCTGCGGCACCATCGGCGATTACGGAGCCTTCAGCTTCTACCCGAGCAAGAACCTTGGCGTCTTTCCTAGCTCCATTCCCCTGAATTGTTGA
- a CDS encoding NTP transferase domain-containing protein — translation MQIVIPMSGFGERFRRAGYTEPKPLIEIDGKPIIAHVVEMFPGESDFLFICNEDHLRHPDYRMEETLRLHAPSGRIAGIPPHKLGPVHAVRQVEHLIDPDRPVLINYCDFTCYWDWDHFRSFVARTACAGAIPAYRGFHPHSLGSTNYAYLREEGGWVSDIREKEPFTCDRMQEFASSGTYYFASGRLMSDALRAAVEQGWQVGGEYYVSLAYRHLFAHDLPVAVYPLQHFMQWGTPEDVAEYRGWSAAFRDLAAEKVPSLPAGTLVVPMAGLGERFAQEGYPVPKPLIPVSGEPMVVQATRDLPVAANHVFVVRSDMPGHREISRTLADTYPGAVIETLPGVTEGQACTALAGLEALERALGEVPGPVTFGACDNGVLYDPERLRRLLDDPETDVVVWGARGHANAVRRPEMFGWIDAERGAIRGISVKKPLGDPATDPIVIGTFTFRSAADFRRVVQRLMSREGRVNGEFYLDSCINDALQLGLTCRLFEVDGYLSWGTPNDLKSFEYWQSCFHKWSGHSYLMELDGRIPPEALSSLTLRYQALVPEVPLPRM, via the coding sequence GTGCAGATCGTCATTCCAATGTCAGGCTTCGGCGAGCGTTTTCGCCGCGCGGGGTACACCGAGCCGAAACCGCTTATAGAAATCGACGGGAAACCGATCATCGCGCACGTCGTGGAGATGTTCCCCGGCGAATCCGACTTCCTCTTCATCTGCAACGAGGATCATCTCCGGCACCCCGACTACCGGATGGAGGAGACGCTCCGTCTCCATGCCCCCTCCGGACGCATTGCCGGCATCCCCCCCCACAAGCTCGGTCCGGTCCACGCAGTACGGCAGGTCGAGCACCTGATCGATCCCGATCGCCCCGTGCTGATAAACTACTGCGACTTTACCTGCTACTGGGACTGGGATCACTTCCGCTCCTTCGTCGCCCGGACCGCCTGTGCCGGGGCGATACCCGCCTACCGGGGCTTTCACCCTCATTCCCTCGGGAGTACCAACTACGCCTACCTGCGCGAAGAGGGGGGGTGGGTTTCCGACATCCGCGAAAAGGAGCCCTTTACCTGCGACCGCATGCAGGAGTTCGCCTCCAGCGGTACCTACTACTTTGCCTCGGGAAGGCTCATGAGCGACGCGCTGCGCGCCGCCGTGGAGCAGGGGTGGCAGGTAGGGGGGGAGTACTACGTGAGCCTCGCCTACAGGCATCTCTTCGCGCACGATCTTCCGGTGGCGGTGTACCCCCTGCAGCACTTCATGCAGTGGGGGACCCCGGAGGATGTCGCCGAATACCGGGGGTGGTCCGCGGCTTTCCGGGATTTGGCGGCGGAAAAGGTGCCGTCCCTGCCGGCAGGGACGCTGGTGGTTCCGATGGCGGGGCTGGGGGAGCGCTTTGCGCAGGAAGGGTACCCCGTTCCTAAGCCGCTCATCCCCGTTTCCGGTGAGCCGATGGTGGTGCAGGCCACCCGTGACCTCCCCGTCGCTGCAAACCACGTCTTCGTCGTGCGAAGCGACATGCCGGGGCACCGTGAGATCTCCCGCACGCTCGCCGACACCTATCCGGGCGCCGTCATAGAGACCCTCCCCGGCGTAACTGAAGGGCAGGCGTGCACAGCTCTGGCCGGGCTCGAGGCGCTGGAGCGCGCGCTGGGGGAGGTGCCCGGTCCCGTCACCTTCGGCGCCTGCGACAACGGCGTCCTCTACGACCCGGAGCGTTTGAGGCGCCTCCTCGACGACCCCGAAACGGACGTCGTCGTCTGGGGCGCGCGTGGCCACGCAAACGCCGTGCGCCGCCCCGAGATGTTCGGCTGGATCGACGCCGAAAGAGGAGCGATTCGCGGGATCTCCGTGAAAAAGCCGCTCGGTGACCCCGCAACGGACCCCATCGTTATCGGCACCTTCACCTTCCGCAGCGCCGCGGATTTCCGCCGGGTGGTGCAGCGCCTGATGAGCCGGGAGGGCCGGGTGAACGGCGAGTTCTACCTCGACTCGTGCATCAACGACGCCCTCCAGCTCGGGTTGACCTGCCGTCTCTTCGAGGTGGACGGCTATCTGTCGTGGGGGACTCCGAACGACCTGAAAAGCTTCGAGTACTGGCAGTCCTGTTTCCACAAGTGGTCCGGCCACAGCTACCTGATGGAGCTCGACGGACGCATCCCTCCGGAGGCGCTTTCCTCCCTTACGCTGCGCTATCAGGCCCTCGTCCCCGAAGTGCCGCTCCCGCGGATGTGA
- a CDS encoding glycosyltransferase family 2 protein has translation MRLSLIIPCYNEAANLPLLLERCGEVSRVPGVEVIVVDNGSTDESAAILRDLLPRYPGCRSVTVEVNQGYGKGILAGLEDARGEILAWTHADLQTDPLDALRGLELFDGEAPNLLVKGRRHGRPLGDTFFTVGMSLFETALLGKRMWDINAQPTMFPRAFFLTWQEPPHDFSLDLYAYHQALCQQMAVRRFPVRFGERAHGVSHWNVSWSARRKFIRRTVSFSLQLKKRLKR, from the coding sequence GTGCGGCTATCCCTGATCATCCCCTGTTATAACGAGGCCGCGAACCTCCCTCTCCTCCTTGAGCGCTGCGGCGAGGTGAGCCGCGTCCCCGGGGTGGAGGTCATCGTGGTGGACAACGGCTCCACCGACGAAAGCGCTGCCATCCTTCGGGACCTGCTCCCCCGTTACCCCGGCTGCCGCAGCGTCACGGTGGAGGTGAATCAGGGGTACGGCAAGGGGATACTCGCCGGGCTCGAGGATGCCAGAGGGGAGATCCTCGCCTGGACCCATGCCGACCTGCAGACCGATCCTCTGGACGCGCTGCGCGGACTGGAGCTTTTCGACGGCGAGGCCCCGAACCTTCTGGTAAAGGGACGCCGCCACGGCCGCCCCTTGGGGGATACCTTCTTCACCGTCGGGATGAGCCTCTTCGAGACCGCCCTTCTGGGGAAGAGGATGTGGGACATCAATGCCCAGCCCACCATGTTCCCGCGCGCCTTCTTCCTCACTTGGCAGGAGCCGCCGCACGACTTCTCCCTCGATCTCTACGCCTACCACCAGGCGCTTTGCCAGCAAATGGCGGTGCGCCGTTTTCCGGTACGCTTCGGGGAGCGGGCCCACGGCGTCTCCCACTGGAACGTGAGCTGGAGCGCCAGGCGCAAATTCATCCGCAGGACAGTCTCTTTCAGCCTGCAGCTAAAAAAGAGGCTCAAACGATGA
- a CDS encoding HAD family hydrolase — MKILNPGRLTRLPDAIIFDTDNTLYPYDPAHAAAQQALKEKVVRTFSIGEAQFDRAFSEARQQVKAGLKNTASSHSRLLYVQRMLEIMGLGSQVLHALDFEQTYWRSFLNHAVLFPEVRELLDDIRLLGIPTAIVTDLTAQIQFRKVVYFGLDHHFDYIVTSEEAGYDKPHEAPFRLALQKIRPKGECIWMIGDNPVNDIRGGREHINAVTLQKLHPGAELGRGEDAPDAAFEEFAALRRLVARLQDAR; from the coding sequence GTGAAAATCCTCAATCCCGGCCGCCTCACCCGTCTCCCCGACGCCATCATCTTCGACACGGACAACACGCTCTACCCGTACGACCCCGCTCATGCGGCGGCGCAGCAGGCGCTGAAGGAAAAGGTGGTGCGCACCTTCTCCATCGGGGAGGCGCAGTTCGACCGGGCATTCAGCGAGGCGCGCCAGCAGGTGAAGGCGGGACTGAAGAACACTGCATCCTCGCACAGCCGCCTCCTCTACGTGCAGCGCATGCTGGAGATCATGGGGCTCGGCTCGCAGGTGCTCCATGCCCTCGACTTCGAGCAGACGTACTGGCGGAGCTTTCTGAACCACGCCGTCCTTTTTCCTGAGGTGCGGGAGTTACTCGACGACATCCGGCTGCTGGGGATCCCCACCGCCATCGTCACCGATCTCACCGCCCAGATTCAGTTCCGCAAGGTGGTCTACTTTGGCCTCGATCATCATTTCGACTACATCGTCACCAGTGAGGAGGCGGGATACGACAAGCCGCACGAGGCGCCTTTCCGGCTGGCCCTGCAGAAGATCCGCCCGAAGGGGGAGTGCATCTGGATGATCGGCGACAACCCGGTGAACGACATCCGCGGCGGCCGTGAGCACATCAATGCGGTGACCCTGCAAAAACTCCATCCCGGAGCTGAACTGGGGAGAGGTGAAGACGCGCCTGATGCCGCTTTCGAGGAGTTTGCCGCGCTGAGGCGTCTCGTCGCCCGTCTGCAGGACGCACGGTGA
- a CDS encoding class II aldolase/adducin family protein, producing MRESIVRYCSRLGGDPLLVQGAGGNVSWKEGDTLWVKASGTWLAHAGQEEIFVPVDLVHLRGALSLGDFSVRPRVRGESSLRPSIETLLHALMPQRVVVHLHPVEVVARLVRSTCGAELEDLFGSSLPWTLVGYHKPGAALAAAVRAALVEVPGAAVVFLRNHGLVVGGKDVEEVDALLEVIISTVTGTCAALAGAAHGDTEGKMPEPLLAPDGRCYLPVDGAGIQNLSHPLFFDRLERDWALCPDHVVFLGGRPACYPSLDDVLEDIERGNDSELFFVKGEGVYSAPTLSAAQRVQLQCFYDVLARQSPDSPLHTLDCYQVAELLAWDAERYRQQLARGEGGTV from the coding sequence GTGAGGGAATCGATCGTCCGCTACTGCTCGCGACTCGGGGGGGATCCTCTGCTCGTGCAGGGCGCCGGGGGGAACGTCTCCTGGAAGGAAGGCGACACCCTGTGGGTGAAGGCTTCCGGTACCTGGCTGGCGCATGCCGGGCAGGAAGAGATCTTCGTGCCGGTAGACCTCGTGCATCTGCGGGGAGCATTGAGCCTCGGCGATTTCTCGGTGCGCCCCAGGGTGCGCGGGGAATCCTCCCTGAGGCCATCGATCGAGACGCTACTGCACGCCCTGATGCCGCAGCGCGTGGTCGTGCATCTGCACCCTGTGGAAGTCGTGGCCCGTCTTGTGCGCAGCACCTGCGGCGCTGAACTCGAGGACCTTTTCGGCTCTTCCCTTCCCTGGACACTCGTGGGGTACCACAAACCGGGAGCCGCGCTGGCTGCGGCGGTACGCGCTGCGCTTGTCGAAGTCCCGGGGGCAGCGGTGGTATTTCTGAGGAATCACGGTCTGGTGGTCGGTGGAAAGGATGTGGAAGAGGTCGATGCTCTCCTGGAGGTGATTATCTCCACGGTGACCGGTACCTGCGCCGCTCTTGCCGGTGCGGCACACGGAGATACGGAAGGTAAAATGCCGGAGCCGCTGCTGGCGCCGGACGGCAGGTGCTACCTTCCTGTCGACGGCGCCGGGATCCAGAACCTGTCACATCCCCTTTTCTTTGACCGGCTGGAGCGCGACTGGGCGCTCTGCCCCGACCATGTGGTTTTTCTTGGAGGGCGTCCCGCCTGCTACCCGTCGCTCGATGACGTCCTTGAAGACATCGAGAGGGGAAATGACTCCGAACTCTTCTTTGTGAAAGGGGAGGGGGTCTACTCGGCGCCCACTCTGAGCGCGGCGCAGCGGGTTCAGCTCCAGTGCTTTTACGATGTGCTGGCGCGCCAGTCACCCGATTCCCCTCTGCACACGCTCGACTGCTACCAGGTTGCGGAGCTGCTCGCGTGGGATGCAGAGCGTTACAGGCAGCAGCTTGCCAGGGGGGAAGGGGGCACGGTGTGA
- a CDS encoding glycosyltransferase family 9 protein, translated as MKIKLIKLVDRVAGKGATMCLPPPAQRPVPSPRSILVIRPGGIGDAVLLLPALRALQRAFPACRIDVLAERRNAGAFRFISGLGSVRCYDSARGLGEVLRCRYDVVIDTEQWYHLSAVVARLTRAPVLIGFGTNERRRLFTHSVPYPREFYEADAFFRLLEPLGITAPPLIETPFVELSDSDRQEGARLLAQLGDRRYITLFPGASAPEKLWNGERFREVVSLLNRRGVAVVLLGGKDTVAAAEAVARGTGALNLAGATSLAVSAAVIEGGEGLISGDSGLLHIAAGLGKPTAALFGPSDPRKWAPRGESHIVVAKDLQCAPCSSFGTIPRCTAKEKCMEQISVGDFLERMAGHPLWGAALGTRRDSGEE; from the coding sequence ATGAAGATCAAGCTTATCAAGCTGGTGGACAGAGTGGCAGGGAAGGGGGCTACCATGTGCCTCCCTCCTCCGGCACAGCGGCCGGTACCTTCTCCACGCTCCATCCTGGTCATCCGCCCCGGCGGGATCGGGGACGCTGTGCTCCTCCTCCCCGCACTGAGGGCGCTGCAGCGCGCTTTTCCTGCCTGTCGCATAGATGTCCTTGCCGAGAGACGCAATGCCGGTGCTTTCCGTTTCATCTCCGGCCTCGGCTCGGTTCGCTGCTACGATTCGGCGCGGGGGCTCGGCGAGGTGCTGCGCTGTCGCTACGACGTGGTGATCGATACCGAGCAGTGGTATCACCTCTCCGCCGTGGTGGCGAGGCTGACCCGCGCGCCGGTCCTCATCGGCTTTGGCACCAACGAGAGGCGGCGGCTCTTTACTCATTCGGTGCCGTATCCGCGGGAATTCTACGAAGCCGACGCCTTCTTCAGGCTGCTTGAGCCGCTCGGCATCACGGCGCCGCCCCTGATCGAGACCCCCTTCGTGGAGCTTTCCGACTCCGACCGGCAGGAGGGGGCGCGCCTCCTGGCGCAACTGGGAGACAGGCGCTACATCACGCTCTTCCCCGGTGCCAGCGCCCCCGAGAAGCTCTGGAATGGTGAACGGTTCCGGGAGGTGGTCTCGCTGCTGAACCGGAGGGGGGTCGCGGTGGTGCTGCTCGGCGGGAAGGACACCGTGGCGGCAGCGGAGGCGGTCGCGCGGGGAACCGGGGCGCTCAACCTGGCGGGAGCGACCTCTCTCGCCGTCAGTGCCGCGGTCATAGAAGGAGGGGAGGGGCTGATCAGCGGCGACTCCGGGCTCCTGCACATCGCGGCAGGACTCGGCAAGCCGACCGCTGCCCTCTTCGGCCCGAGCGATCCGCGCAAGTGGGCGCCGCGCGGCGAGTCGCACATCGTGGTGGCGAAGGATCTTCAGTGCGCCCCCTGCTCCTCCTTCGGCACGATCCCACGCTGCACGGCGAAGGAAAAATGCATGGAGCAGATCTCGGTGGGGGATTTCCTGGAACGGATGGCGGGGCATCCTCTGTGGGGTGCGGCGCTCGGCACAAGACGTGACAGCGGCGAAGAATGA
- a CDS encoding DUF6056 family protein — MLPTASTLPSRAKLHLMVVVLLLAISPFLVNFYFVHPQTDDFAYSAISMEKGFLEAQHHWYTTWTGRFTSSALLSLNPLVFNSITGYKLSLAIVAAAQIAALYLLVAEVTARALSRQQRLIFTLALAFAFLDQMDDIRSGLYWMAGVVTYQVAESLLILYLAALVHIVQGRRDDNLLLKFLTPILGLLLCGTNEIVAVVTLLATALALYHAHAATKAIDRFQVVTVAVVAGGNYLALMAPGNFVRLGQYTQHKPVLVTAVETLRYALPLLQTWATAPVTLILMYMVFSAVTGHPALRQTFRSFRIAGSALSLSVLLFAAFFIPYHSTGAPPQNRVINMIYLFFLIGWLLNVALFSAHFGEKVVALMRRVTFKGSGLVASALIIPLIPLQTSNFALVANDVLSGNSSRYHEELQRRELQVMTSHEETIIVEPLTATPGSLYFYFVSLDGKYWVNKYYAACFGKKSVVLKSRHTVRASL; from the coding sequence ATGCTACCTACAGCCTCCACACTCCCGTCCAGGGCAAAGCTGCACCTGATGGTGGTCGTGCTTTTGCTGGCGATCTCCCCGTTCCTGGTCAACTTTTACTTCGTCCATCCCCAGACGGACGATTTCGCCTACTCCGCCATATCGATGGAAAAGGGGTTTCTGGAGGCGCAGCATCACTGGTACACGACATGGACCGGACGCTTCACATCGAGCGCGCTCCTTAGCCTGAACCCTCTGGTATTCAACTCCATCACCGGCTACAAGCTCTCCCTGGCGATCGTTGCCGCAGCACAGATCGCCGCCCTGTACCTTCTGGTTGCCGAAGTGACCGCGAGGGCCCTCTCCCGGCAGCAACGGCTCATCTTCACGCTCGCCCTGGCCTTTGCCTTTCTCGACCAGATGGACGACATCAGGTCGGGCCTCTATTGGATGGCAGGAGTGGTGACATACCAGGTAGCGGAGTCGCTCCTCATCCTTTACCTTGCGGCTCTTGTCCACATCGTCCAGGGTCGCAGGGACGACAATCTCCTCCTCAAATTCCTGACGCCGATCCTCGGCCTCCTCCTTTGCGGAACGAACGAGATCGTCGCCGTAGTGACGCTGCTGGCGACGGCGCTCGCACTTTACCATGCTCATGCCGCCACCAAGGCTATCGACCGCTTTCAGGTTGTCACCGTCGCCGTTGTGGCCGGCGGGAACTATCTGGCGCTAATGGCCCCCGGCAACTTCGTCAGACTCGGTCAATATACGCAGCACAAACCGGTACTGGTCACCGCTGTGGAAACGTTGCGCTACGCCTTGCCACTGCTCCAGACCTGGGCGACCGCACCTGTCACCCTGATCCTCATGTACATGGTCTTCAGCGCAGTCACCGGGCACCCGGCGCTGCGGCAGACCTTCCGCTCCTTCAGGATCGCCGGATCGGCACTTTCCCTCTCTGTGCTCCTCTTCGCAGCCTTTTTCATCCCGTATCACAGTACCGGGGCGCCGCCGCAGAACAGGGTCATCAACATGATTTACCTCTTCTTCCTCATCGGCTGGCTGCTGAACGTGGCACTATTTTCCGCGCATTTCGGCGAGAAGGTCGTAGCCCTCATGAGGCGGGTTACGTTCAAGGGATCGGGCCTTGTTGCCTCAGCGCTTATTATCCCCCTGATCCCCCTGCAAACCTCCAACTTCGCCCTGGTAGCGAACGACGTGCTGAGCGGCAACTCCTCCCGGTACCACGAAGAGCTGCAGCGCAGAGAACTCCAGGTGATGACGTCGCACGAAGAGACCATCATCGTGGAGCCGCTCACAGCCACCCCCGGGAGCCTCTATTTCTACTTCGTTAGCCTTGACGGCAAATACTGGGTCAACAAGTACTATGCCGCCTGCTTTGGAAAAAAGAGCGTCGTCCTCAAGTCCCGGCACACGGTGCGCGCCTCCCTGTGA
- a CDS encoding NAD-dependent epimerase/dehydratase family protein — MKKIFVTGSSGLIGSEVVRFFHEEGFQVFGADNNQRAVFFGPQGDTRWSQKRMEETLPNFRHHEIDIRDRGGVLALLKELKPHCIVHAAAQPSHDRAADIPFDDFETNAVATLNLLEAARQVCPESPFIHMSTNKVYGDLPNTIALKELEQRWDYDDPAYEKGIPETFSIDQSKHSLFGASKVAGDVMVQEYGRYFGMPTCCLRGGCLTGPNHTGVELHGFLSYLVKCNLEGREYRIFGYGGKQVRDNIHSHDVARFIHAFYQSPRSAEVYNLGGGKENSCSILEAFALAEKYSGKKQVYSYVEENRIGDHICYYSDLSKMKAHYPSWDISKPLHQTVREIVESWQERLHAR; from the coding sequence ATGAAGAAGATTTTTGTCACCGGTTCCTCAGGTCTTATCGGTTCGGAAGTTGTCCGGTTTTTTCATGAAGAAGGTTTCCAGGTTTTTGGAGCAGACAACAACCAGAGGGCAGTCTTCTTCGGCCCCCAGGGGGACACCCGCTGGAGCCAGAAACGGATGGAGGAGACGCTCCCGAACTTCCGGCATCACGAAATCGACATCCGTGACCGGGGCGGTGTCCTCGCGCTCCTGAAGGAGCTGAAGCCTCACTGCATCGTCCATGCTGCGGCACAGCCCTCTCACGACCGGGCAGCCGACATTCCCTTCGACGACTTCGAGACGAACGCCGTCGCCACCCTGAATCTCTTGGAAGCCGCCCGCCAGGTTTGTCCCGAATCCCCCTTCATTCACATGTCCACCAACAAGGTCTACGGCGATCTCCCGAACACCATTGCGCTGAAGGAGCTCGAGCAGAGATGGGATTATGACGATCCGGCCTACGAAAAGGGAATCCCGGAAACTTTTTCCATCGACCAGTCCAAACATTCCCTCTTCGGCGCTTCGAAGGTCGCCGGCGATGTGATGGTGCAGGAATACGGCCGGTACTTCGGCATGCCGACCTGCTGCCTGCGCGGGGGGTGCCTCACCGGGCCCAACCACACCGGGGTGGAACTGCACGGCTTCCTGAGTTACCTCGTGAAGTGCAATCTCGAGGGGCGGGAATACCGCATCTTCGGGTACGGAGGGAAGCAGGTCCGTGACAACATCCACTCCCACGATGTCGCCCGCTTCATCCATGCCTTCTACCAGTCGCCACGCAGCGCGGAGGTGTACAACCTGGGCGGAGGAAAGGAAAATTCCTGCTCCATCCTGGAGGCCTTCGCGCTCGCGGAAAAGTACAGCGGGAAAAAGCAGGTCTACAGCTATGTGGAGGAGAACCGCATCGGCGATCATATCTGCTACTACAGCGACCTTTCGAAGATGAAGGCTCACTACCCCAGTTGGGATATCTCCAAGCCTTTGCATCAAACGGTGCGGGAAATTGTGGAGTCGTGGCAGGAGCGTCTCCATGCCAGATGA
- a CDS encoding NAD-dependent epimerase/dehydratase family protein: MRILITGICGFVGSSLASSLLESMPDAELYGLDNFIRPGSEENRRRLLEMGVAVQHGDIRHASDLEALPPVDYVIDAAANPSVLAGTDGQTSSRQLVEHNLWGTVNLLEYCKRYGAGFILISTSRVYSIAPLAQAEVAVVADAFSLKPGATFPSGLTAAGVAESFSTDPPVSLYGSTKRASEMLALEYGDTFGFPVWINRCGVLAGAGQFGRPDQGIFAYWINAWLRRAPLAYIGFGGKGYQVRDCLHPRDLVPLLMKQMGAGAGAPRVINCGGGVANAMSLANLSAWCRDRYGEHLVSAVPEIRRNDIPWLVMDSSLAHDLWGWQPATTIEAILDEIATHAEAHPAWLEISGSL, translated from the coding sequence ATGAGGATCCTCATCACCGGAATCTGCGGATTCGTTGGCAGCTCTTTGGCCTCCTCCTTGTTGGAGTCCATGCCCGATGCGGAACTCTACGGGTTGGACAATTTTATCCGGCCAGGGAGCGAGGAGAACCGGCGACGCCTTCTGGAGATGGGGGTCGCCGTGCAGCACGGCGATATCCGCCACGCCTCCGATCTCGAAGCTCTCCCCCCGGTGGACTACGTCATCGATGCTGCCGCCAATCCGAGCGTTCTTGCCGGCACGGACGGACAGACGAGCAGCAGGCAGCTTGTCGAGCACAACCTCTGGGGGACGGTGAACCTCTTGGAGTACTGCAAGCGCTACGGTGCCGGTTTCATTCTGATCAGCACCAGCAGGGTCTATTCCATTGCGCCGCTGGCCCAGGCCGAGGTCGCAGTCGTCGCAGACGCCTTTTCCCTGAAGCCCGGCGCCACCTTCCCCTCAGGGCTGACAGCAGCCGGAGTCGCCGAGTCCTTCAGCACCGACCCTCCGGTCTCTCTTTATGGGAGCACCAAGCGTGCATCGGAAATGCTGGCGCTTGAATACGGCGACACCTTCGGTTTTCCCGTCTGGATCAACCGCTGCGGTGTTCTCGCTGGAGCAGGGCAGTTCGGCCGCCCCGACCAGGGGATCTTTGCCTACTGGATCAACGCCTGGTTGCGTCGCGCGCCACTCGCCTACATCGGCTTCGGCGGCAAGGGGTACCAGGTGCGCGACTGCCTGCACCCCAGGGACCTGGTTCCGCTTCTCATGAAGCAGATGGGCGCAGGAGCTGGCGCCCCCAGAGTCATCAACTGTGGCGGCGGGGTGGCAAACGCTATGTCCCTGGCAAACCTGAGTGCCTGGTGCAGGGACCGGTATGGCGAGCACTTGGTATCTGCTGTTCCCGAGATCCGGCGCAACGATATCCCCTGGCTCGTCATGGACTCCTCCCTGGCCCATGACCTCTGGGGGTGGCAACCTGCGACCACGATCGAGGCGATCCTCGACGAGATCGCCACGCACGCCGAGGCCCACCCCGCATGGCTGGAGATTTCAGGATCGCTATGA
- a CDS encoding glycosyltransferase family 2 protein has protein sequence MTTSAAHPKKLALLSVVIPARDEAGCICSTVEHLHLELRLNEVPHEIIVVDDGSSDNTWQLLQQLKERIPGVRPVQNCAPHGFGRAIIRGLDSMTGDAVVIMMADESDDCRDVVRYWEELNNGCDCVFGSRFIKGGGTIDYPRFKLAINRMANKFLQVVFGIRLNDTTNAFKAYRREVIEGCRPLISPHFNLTVEIPLKAIVRGYSWKIIPITWRNRRTGEAKLKIKEMGSRYLFICLYIWLEKYLSRGDYMRKTP, from the coding sequence ATGACCACATCCGCTGCTCACCCGAAAAAGCTCGCTCTTCTCTCCGTAGTCATCCCTGCCCGGGACGAGGCGGGGTGCATCTGCTCCACCGTCGAGCACCTGCACCTGGAACTGCGCCTGAACGAAGTGCCCCACGAAATCATCGTTGTCGACGACGGCAGCAGCGACAACACCTGGCAACTGCTGCAACAGCTCAAGGAGCGGATACCGGGGGTGAGACCGGTTCAAAACTGCGCCCCCCACGGCTTTGGCAGGGCCATCATCCGCGGGCTCGACTCCATGACCGGCGACGCGGTGGTGATCATGATGGCCGACGAGTCCGACGATTGCCGTGACGTGGTGCGCTATTGGGAGGAACTGAACAATGGCTGCGACTGCGTATTCGGCAGCCGCTTCATAAAGGGCGGGGGGACCATCGACTACCCGCGCTTCAAATTGGCCATTAACCGGATGGCCAACAAATTCCTGCAGGTCGTCTTCGGGATAAGACTGAACGACACCACCAACGCTTTCAAGGCGTACCGTCGAGAAGTCATCGAGGGGTGCCGCCCTCTCATCTCTCCGCACTTTAACCTCACGGTGGAAATCCCTCTAAAAGCCATCGTGCGTGGCTATTCCTGGAAGATCATCCCAATTACCTGGCGCAATCGAAGAACGGGAGAAGCAAAGCTGAAGATCAAGGAGATGGGGAGCCGGTACCTCTTCATCTGCCTGTATATCTGGCTGGAAAAATACCTCTCCCGCGGCGATTACATGAGGAAGACTCCCTGA